The genomic interval CCGATATGGGCTTTTTCTGGGCATAATCACCTCCTATCTGAGGAGAGATCATGCCATATATATGTTAATAACGCAAGATTAATACGTCATCATATTTATGCCGATATGTACTAAGGCTGAATCCCGGTGGAAACAAAGGGGGTAACGATGAAATAGACGGCGATGAGGGCAATGACAACTCCCGCGCCTTTTCTGAACCACTTGCCGCCCTGTTGAAACCGTTCGCTCTCGACCAGCCGCTTCACCGTGGCGGTAAAGCTTCCCGCCACAGCGATCGGGATGCAGTGTCCGATCCCGAAAACAGTAATCAAAACAATTCCCACAGCGATCTTTTCCTGAACGGTGATGATCGCCAGGATAGGGGCGATGAATCCAAACGTGCATGTCCCGGAAAGAACGCCGTAGGCCAGCCCCAGCAGGAAAGCGCCTCCCCTGCCCCGAAACCTGAGACGGGACAGGAGCTGACCCGACATCATCGATCTCGCCAGACCCAACATGTCCAAGGCGATCCAGAGTAATAGGGCTCCCACCGGAATCGTCCAGTAGGGACTGATTTCCCCGAGCATCCGGCCCAACAGCGAACACACAATACCTACAAGGGCAATGGTAATGAACAACCCGAAGGTAAATAACAACGCGAAGGAGGCCGCCTGTCTTGCCTGCAAAATTTGGTTTTGACCCGCCACATAACTGACCATCAGCGGTATGGAAGCCATGTGACACGGGCTCAGCACCACACTGACCATCCCCCAGAGGAAGCAGCCCAAAACGGCGATGGTAGATCCGCTGGTCATCCACTGATTGATCGTAATAAAAACATCATTTAGCATGCGTTTATGCCCTATTCATTTTTGGCTTGTTTGCAGAAAGGGATCCGAAGAAAACCGCCACGCTTATCACCAACAATAGAAATCGAGCTCGCATGGTTCGTGTACCCCCTACCCCCAAATTCGATGTTTTTTAAGAAACCCCGCACCCTACAGGCCCTCAGTGGCATTCGACGGCAGGAGTTCTCAACGCAATGGCTCCCGCCGGAACCATCCGGTTGTACCTAAACAAATCCTGACCAGCATCAACATCACGGGCACCTCGATGAGCACCCCAACCACCGTGGCCAATGCCGCCCCGGAGGAAAGCCCGAAAAGCATGGTCGCCGTGGCGATGGCTACCTCGAAATGGTTGGAGGCCCCGATCATGGCTGCCGGCGCCGCGTCC from Deltaproteobacteria bacterium carries:
- a CDS encoding sulfite exporter TauE/SafE family protein, which gives rise to MLNDVFITINQWMTSGSTIAVLGCFLWGMVSVVLSPCHMASIPLMVSYVAGQNQILQARQAASFALLFTFGLFITIALVGIVCSLLGRMLGEISPYWTIPVGALLLWIALDMLGLARSMMSGQLLSRLRFRGRGGAFLLGLAYGVLSGTCTFGFIAPILAIITVQEKIAVGIVLITVFGIGHCIPIAVAGSFTATVKRLVESERFQQGGKWFRKGAGVVIALIAVYFIVTPFVSTGIQP